The following coding sequences lie in one Vanessa tameamea isolate UH-Manoa-2023 chromosome 17, ilVanTame1 primary haplotype, whole genome shotgun sequence genomic window:
- the LOC113404326 gene encoding uncharacterized protein LOC113404326, with translation MEIDSPPEPPDSGGSIETFTDTISPPSVPVSRKRLAQAANSFLANPIVEMCKYKAMVPTFNVTRMGLIKGIPVDWTMEELALKLSVDPNLGVLSALNPTQSTYPYNNQVLSEDCYQYSSPKITSWERTIFLAGIPLFFYIITLIGGVSYFYTYIVSMFWMVFFRYGRSDIQATAIAIAFSTCSVTCITNKELRNTVHKFLKCDSQVIPNTRFAKNLRKELRVVKKRATAIWLLLVSDGGIFLVIPFIVPGRQFTVEVYLLYGLEPMLETPNYEIAICIMTLSVGFAVYIMVSVAVYVIVIVGYNEAQLNALSEELNNVWDDSKNFYNHVKHRVTDKVHAVYIQKQIMNEFIRIRLRDIIKFHIANINLLHELDEEFGPTLAVEYSIMAISLIAGLLGGLENTYLQLPYAIVQIFMDCLAGQRLMDACDNFEKSVYSCQWENFNVSNQRTIRLMLMMSQKTLMLSAGGVAKLNFNCLMIIFKSTYSTYTTLKSTVK, from the exons atggAGATTGATTCTCCTCCTGAACCTCCTGATTCAGGTGGCTCAATAGAAACTTTTACCGATACTATTTCTCCTCCCTCTGTACCTGTTTCTCGAAAACGCCTCG CCCAAGCAGCAAACTCCTTTCTAGCGAATCCTATTGTCGAAATGTGCAAGTATAAAGCTATGGTACCGACTTTTAATGTAACTAGAATGGGATTGATTAAGGGTATTCCCGTGGACTGGACGATGGAAGAACTTGCTTTAAAACTCAGTGTCGATCCCAACCTAGGTGTTTTAAGTGCTCTAAATCCCACACAG TCAACCTATCCCTACAACAACCAGGTCCTATCGGAAGACTGTTATCAGTACTCCTCGCCCAAGATCACCTCTTGGGAAAGG ACTATCTTCCTTGCAGGTATTCCTTTGTTCTTctacataataacattaatcGGGGGTGTAAGTTACTTCTACACTTACATTGTCTCCATGTTCTGGATGGTGTTCTTCCGCTACGGTCGATCGGATATACAAGCGACAGCTATAGCTATTGCCTTTAGCACCTGCAGCGTCACTTGTATCACGAA CAAAGAATTGAGGAACACTGTccacaaatttttaaaatgcgACTCTCAAGTCATACCCAACACAAGATTTGCTAAGAATCTGCGTAAGGAGCTTCGAGTTGTCAAGAAACGGGCGACAGCTATTTGGTTATTGCTCGTCTCTGATGGTGGTATTTTCCTGGTGATACCATTTATCGTCCCTGGAAGGCAATTTACCGTCGAAGTCTACTTACTTTAtg GTTTAGAACCCATGCTGGAGACACCCAATTACGAAATAGCAATTTGCATCATGACTTTAAGTGTTGGGTTTGCCGTTTACATAATGGTCAGTGTCGCGGTATACGTCATAGTTATCGTTGGTTACAATGAAGCACAATTAAATGCTCTCAGCGAAGAACTAAATAACGTATGGGATGATAGTAAAAACTTCTACAATCACGTTAAGCATAGAGTAACCGATAAAGTACACGCTGTATACATCCAAAAGCAAATAATGAATGAATTCATAAGAATCCGTCTGAGAGATATCATAAAGTTTCACATTGCAAATATTAATCTTCTACACGAATTGGATGAAGAGTTTGGACCCACACTAGCAGTTGAATACAGTATTATGGCAATTTCTTTGATAGCTGGACTACTTGGTGGATTAGAAAATACGTATCTTCAACTACCATATGCAATTGTCCAAATATTTATGGACTGTCTGGCTGGACAGCGACTGATGGATGCTTGTGATAATTTTGAGAAATCTGTTTATTCTTGTCAATGGGAAAACTTCAATGTAAGCAATCAGAGAACTATACGCTTGATGTTGATGATGTCACAGAAAACTCTGATGCTATCAGCCGGTGGAGTCgctaagttaaattttaattgcttgATGATTATATTTAAGTCGACTTATTCGACATATACGACATTAAAATCAACGGTGAAGTAA
- the LOC113404327 gene encoding uncharacterized protein LOC113404327, which yields MESNIWLNLWAKIKKFGLEYDDFPTTIENVSLLLRILTIDLYKKSDKRIPLIFHVMTAIAGLSFFYCYIFSMLWLVFFRYGLSNVKEDVKNTVDRFLKCDSQVISDTRFYKNLRKYLRVVKRRATVIWVFLISDGAVYIIIPFVVPGRLFTVDIIVIYGLEPMLETPNYEIATFITTLSVGFAVYTMVSVAVYVIVIVGYNEAQLHALSEELLNVWDDSKYFYNNIKHRITDKVHAVYIRKKIMNEFIRIRLRDIIKFHIANINLMREFDHDIRSTLGIEYTINTISIITELLDGLENTYLQLPYTVVHILMVCLAGQRIIDACDHFEKSVYSCKWENFNTSNRRTVYLMLIMSQKTLMLSAGGVVKLNFTCMMNVLRSTYSTYTTLKSMVK from the exons atGGAATCGAATATTTGGTTAAATTTGTGGGCGAAGATCAAGAAATTTGGCCTGGAATATGATGACTTTCCCACCACGATAGAAAATGTTTCTCTTCTGTTGCGGATTCTGACTATTGATCTTTACAAAAAATCTGATAAAC gcATTCCCTTGATTTTCCACGTAATGACTGCCATCGCGGGACTGAGCTTCTTCTATTGTTATATATTCTCTATGCTCTGGCTGGTTTTCTTCCGCTATGGTTTATCGAATGTTAA GGAAGATGTGAAGAATACTGTCGATAGATTTTTAAAATGCGACTCTCAAGTAATATCCGACACAAGATTTTATAAGAACCTGCGTAAGTATCTCAGAGTTGTTAAGAGACGAGCCACAGTTATTTGGGTATTTCTAATCTCTGATGGCGCCGTGTACATCATTATACCATTTGTGGTCCCTGGAAGACTATTTACAGTTGATATCATCGTAATTTATG GTCTAGAACCCATGTTGGAGACACCCAATTACGAAATAGCAACTTTCATCACGACTTTAAGCGTTGGTTTTGCAGTGTATACAATGGTCAGTGTAGCTGTATACGTCATTGTTATCGTTGGTTATAACGAGGCACAGTTGCATGCCCTCAGCGAAGAGTTATTAAACGTATGGGATGATAGTAAATACTTCTACAATAACATCAAACATAGGATAACTGATAAAGTACACGCTGTATACATAcgaaagaaaataatgaatgaattcATAAGAATCCGTCTGAGAGATATCATAAAGTTTCACATTGCAAATATTAATCTTATGCGTGAATTTGATCACGACATTCGATCTACTTTAGGTAttgaatatactataaatacaatttctataATAACTGAACTACTCGATGGTCTAGAGAATACGTATCTTCAATTACCATATACAGTAGTTCACATATTAATGGTCTGTCTTGCTGGACAGCGGATAATAGACGCATGTGACCATTTCGAAAAATCCGTATACTCTTGCAAATGGGAAAACTTTAACACAAGCAATCGAAGAACTGTATATTTGATGTTGATTATGTCACAGAAAACTTTGATGTTATCAGCTGGTGGTGtcgttaaattgaattttacttGCATGATGAATGTTCTAAGATCAACGTATTCTACTTATACGACACTGAAATCGATGgtgaaataa